In Calliopsis andreniformis isolate RMS-2024a chromosome 6, iyCalAndr_principal, whole genome shotgun sequence, a single genomic region encodes these proteins:
- the Poc1 gene encoding proteome of centrioles 1 isoform X1, with amino-acid sequence MRTTMIKTACDPTIERHFKGHNNDITSLCFHPENIQLVSSSLDKTIMLWNLKESARAFRFLGHKDAINDVAYAPSGEVLASASRDRSVRIWVPKVTGQCLDFKAHSGAVRSVQFSPDGEKLLTASDDKSIKLWAVCQRRFLMSFVCHTSWVRCARFSLDGRLVVSCSDDKTIKLWDVTSRQCIKTFNDVKAYNAYVEFHPSGFVIGSANMAGCAKLYDLRTASLYQHYAIHKDSVNMIKFHPNGNFMLTASDDSTMKVLDLLEGRPIYTLKGHASGTSVTSITFSHNGEFFASGGADCQLLMWKTNFDKDDIARKIPRQLISSTKELNITDKKLHKIKNICKKGEEENEEKDNDDDDDDDDDCNHNDDNDNDDNDNDNDDNDNDNDNNVDDDKKKERKREKGKHELILQNDSRNHCKVPDSVIFKGNIEPSIINVKSQKLFEKGRIRNMSNTKFSVCSNNIMDALNKQVQSLRDAVAVLEQRLTVLEEELRK; translated from the exons ATGCGTAC AACAATGATAAAAACTGCCTGTGATCCCACTATTGAGAGACATTTTAAAGGCCACAATAATGATATCACAAGCTTGTGTTTTCATCCTGAAAATATTCAACTCGTATCGAGTAGTTTGGATAAGACTATAATGCTATGGAATCTTAAGGAATCTGCGAGGGCTTTCAGATTTTTGGGTCATAAGGATGCTATTAACGATGTAGCTTATGCTCCATCTGGGGAAGTTCTAGCTAGTGCTTCCAGAGACAGATCCGTCAGAATTTGGGTACCCAAAGTTACAGGTCAGTGTTTAGATTTCAAAGCGCATTCAGGAGCTGTTAGATCTGTACAGTTTAGCCCTGATGGAGAGAAG TTGCTTACTGCATCAGATGACAAAAGCATTAAGTTGTGGGCTGTCTGTCAAAGAAGATTTCTCATGTCGTTTGTATGCCACACGAGTTGGGTTAGATGTGCTAGATTTTCTTTAGATGGCAGGCTCGTTGTGTCTTGCAGCGACGATAAAACAATAAAATTGTGGGATGTTACGAGTAGACAATGCATCAAAACTTTCAACGATGTGAAAG CTTATAACGCGTACGTGGAATTTCATCCAAGTGGTTTTGTCATTGGATCTGCGAATATGGCTGGTTGCGCAAAGTTGTATGATTTGCGTACTGCTTCGTTGTACCAACATTATGCGATTCATAAAGATTCTGTAAATATGATAAAATTTCACCCGAATGGAAACTTTATGTTAACTGCTTCTGATGATTCCACAATGAAG GTTTTAGATTTGTTAGAAGGACGTCCAATTTATACACTTAAAGGACATGCAAGTGGCACTAGTGTTACATCGATAACATTCTCTCATAATGGAGAGTtttttgcatctggtggagcagactgTCAATTATTAATGTGGAAAACCAATTTTGATAAAGATGATATTGCTCGTAAGATACCTCGACAATTAATTTCATCTACTAAAGAACTGAATATTACAGACaaaaaattacataaaattaagaatatatgCAAAAAAGGGGaggaagaaaatgaagaaaaagataatgacgacgacgacgacgacgacgacgactgcAACCACAACGACGATAACGACAACGACGACAACGACAACGACAACGACGACAACGACAACGACAACGACAACAACGTTgatgatgataaaaaaaaagaaagaaaaagagagaaaggaAAG CACGAACTGATCTTACAGAACGATAGCAGAAATCATTGTAAAGTACCTGATTCTGTAATTTTTAAAGGGAACATTGAACCAAGTATAATTAATGTTAAGAGTCAAAAACTTTTTGAGAAAGGTCGTATTCGAAACATGTCGAATACAAAATTCTCTGTATGTTCGAATAATATAATGGATGCGCTTAACAAACAAGTACAATCATTACGCGACGCTGTCGCTGTTTTAGAGCAGCGTTTAACAGTATTGGAAGAAGAATTGAGAAAATAG
- the Poc1 gene encoding proteome of centrioles 1 isoform X2 — MIKTACDPTIERHFKGHNNDITSLCFHPENIQLVSSSLDKTIMLWNLKESARAFRFLGHKDAINDVAYAPSGEVLASASRDRSVRIWVPKVTGQCLDFKAHSGAVRSVQFSPDGEKLLTASDDKSIKLWAVCQRRFLMSFVCHTSWVRCARFSLDGRLVVSCSDDKTIKLWDVTSRQCIKTFNDVKAYNAYVEFHPSGFVIGSANMAGCAKLYDLRTASLYQHYAIHKDSVNMIKFHPNGNFMLTASDDSTMKVLDLLEGRPIYTLKGHASGTSVTSITFSHNGEFFASGGADCQLLMWKTNFDKDDIARKIPRQLISSTKELNITDKKLHKIKNICKKGEEENEEKDNDDDDDDDDDCNHNDDNDNDDNDNDNDDNDNDNDNNVDDDKKKERKREKGKHELILQNDSRNHCKVPDSVIFKGNIEPSIINVKSQKLFEKGRIRNMSNTKFSVCSNNIMDALNKQVQSLRDAVAVLEQRLTVLEEELRK, encoded by the exons ATGATAAAAACTGCCTGTGATCCCACTATTGAGAGACATTTTAAAGGCCACAATAATGATATCACAAGCTTGTGTTTTCATCCTGAAAATATTCAACTCGTATCGAGTAGTTTGGATAAGACTATAATGCTATGGAATCTTAAGGAATCTGCGAGGGCTTTCAGATTTTTGGGTCATAAGGATGCTATTAACGATGTAGCTTATGCTCCATCTGGGGAAGTTCTAGCTAGTGCTTCCAGAGACAGATCCGTCAGAATTTGGGTACCCAAAGTTACAGGTCAGTGTTTAGATTTCAAAGCGCATTCAGGAGCTGTTAGATCTGTACAGTTTAGCCCTGATGGAGAGAAG TTGCTTACTGCATCAGATGACAAAAGCATTAAGTTGTGGGCTGTCTGTCAAAGAAGATTTCTCATGTCGTTTGTATGCCACACGAGTTGGGTTAGATGTGCTAGATTTTCTTTAGATGGCAGGCTCGTTGTGTCTTGCAGCGACGATAAAACAATAAAATTGTGGGATGTTACGAGTAGACAATGCATCAAAACTTTCAACGATGTGAAAG CTTATAACGCGTACGTGGAATTTCATCCAAGTGGTTTTGTCATTGGATCTGCGAATATGGCTGGTTGCGCAAAGTTGTATGATTTGCGTACTGCTTCGTTGTACCAACATTATGCGATTCATAAAGATTCTGTAAATATGATAAAATTTCACCCGAATGGAAACTTTATGTTAACTGCTTCTGATGATTCCACAATGAAG GTTTTAGATTTGTTAGAAGGACGTCCAATTTATACACTTAAAGGACATGCAAGTGGCACTAGTGTTACATCGATAACATTCTCTCATAATGGAGAGTtttttgcatctggtggagcagactgTCAATTATTAATGTGGAAAACCAATTTTGATAAAGATGATATTGCTCGTAAGATACCTCGACAATTAATTTCATCTACTAAAGAACTGAATATTACAGACaaaaaattacataaaattaagaatatatgCAAAAAAGGGGaggaagaaaatgaagaaaaagataatgacgacgacgacgacgacgacgacgactgcAACCACAACGACGATAACGACAACGACGACAACGACAACGACAACGACGACAACGACAACGACAACGACAACAACGTTgatgatgataaaaaaaaagaaagaaaaagagagaaaggaAAG CACGAACTGATCTTACAGAACGATAGCAGAAATCATTGTAAAGTACCTGATTCTGTAATTTTTAAAGGGAACATTGAACCAAGTATAATTAATGTTAAGAGTCAAAAACTTTTTGAGAAAGGTCGTATTCGAAACATGTCGAATACAAAATTCTCTGTATGTTCGAATAATATAATGGATGCGCTTAACAAACAAGTACAATCATTACGCGACGCTGTCGCTGTTTTAGAGCAGCGTTTAACAGTATTGGAAGAAGAATTGAGAAAATAG
- the Poc1 gene encoding proteome of centrioles 1 isoform X4: MRTTMIKTACDPTIERHFKGHNNDITSLCFHPENIQLVSSSLDKTIMLWNLKESARAFRFLGHKDAINDVAYAPSGEVLASASRDRSVRIWVPKVTGQCLDFKAHSGAVRSVQFSPDGEKLLTASDDKSIKLWAVCQRRFLMSFVCHTSWVRCARFSLDGRLVVSCSDDKTIKLWDVTSRQCIKTFNDVKAYNAYVEFHPSGFVIGSANMAGCAKLYDLRTASLYQHYAIHKDSVNMIKFHPNGNFMLTASDDSTMKVLDLLEGRPIYTLKGHASGTSVTSITFSHNGEFFASGGADCQLLMWKTNFDKDDIARKIPRQLISSTKELNITDKKLHKIKNICKKGEEENEEKDNDDDDDDDDDCNHNDDNDNDDNDNDNDDNDNDNDNNVDDDKKKERKREKGKGTLNQV; encoded by the exons ATGCGTAC AACAATGATAAAAACTGCCTGTGATCCCACTATTGAGAGACATTTTAAAGGCCACAATAATGATATCACAAGCTTGTGTTTTCATCCTGAAAATATTCAACTCGTATCGAGTAGTTTGGATAAGACTATAATGCTATGGAATCTTAAGGAATCTGCGAGGGCTTTCAGATTTTTGGGTCATAAGGATGCTATTAACGATGTAGCTTATGCTCCATCTGGGGAAGTTCTAGCTAGTGCTTCCAGAGACAGATCCGTCAGAATTTGGGTACCCAAAGTTACAGGTCAGTGTTTAGATTTCAAAGCGCATTCAGGAGCTGTTAGATCTGTACAGTTTAGCCCTGATGGAGAGAAG TTGCTTACTGCATCAGATGACAAAAGCATTAAGTTGTGGGCTGTCTGTCAAAGAAGATTTCTCATGTCGTTTGTATGCCACACGAGTTGGGTTAGATGTGCTAGATTTTCTTTAGATGGCAGGCTCGTTGTGTCTTGCAGCGACGATAAAACAATAAAATTGTGGGATGTTACGAGTAGACAATGCATCAAAACTTTCAACGATGTGAAAG CTTATAACGCGTACGTGGAATTTCATCCAAGTGGTTTTGTCATTGGATCTGCGAATATGGCTGGTTGCGCAAAGTTGTATGATTTGCGTACTGCTTCGTTGTACCAACATTATGCGATTCATAAAGATTCTGTAAATATGATAAAATTTCACCCGAATGGAAACTTTATGTTAACTGCTTCTGATGATTCCACAATGAAG GTTTTAGATTTGTTAGAAGGACGTCCAATTTATACACTTAAAGGACATGCAAGTGGCACTAGTGTTACATCGATAACATTCTCTCATAATGGAGAGTtttttgcatctggtggagcagactgTCAATTATTAATGTGGAAAACCAATTTTGATAAAGATGATATTGCTCGTAAGATACCTCGACAATTAATTTCATCTACTAAAGAACTGAATATTACAGACaaaaaattacataaaattaagaatatatgCAAAAAAGGGGaggaagaaaatgaagaaaaagataatgacgacgacgacgacgacgacgacgactgcAACCACAACGACGATAACGACAACGACGACAACGACAACGACAACGACGACAACGACAACGACAACGACAACAACGTTgatgatgataaaaaaaaagaaagaaaaagagagaaaggaAAG GGAACATTGAACCAAGTATAA
- the Poc1 gene encoding proteome of centrioles 1 isoform X3: MRTTMIKTACDPTIERHFKGHNNDITSLCFHPENIQLVSSSLDKTIMLWNLKESARAFRFLGHKDAINDVAYAPSGEVLASASRDRSVRIWVPKVTGQCLDFKAHSGAVRSVQFSPDGEKLLTASDDKSIKLWAVCQRRFLMSFVCHTSWVRCARFSLDGRLVVSCSDDKTIKLWDVTSRQCIKTFNDVKAYNAYVEFHPSGFVIGSANMAGCAKLYDLRTASLYQHYAIHKDSVNMIKFHPNGNFMLTASDDSTMKVLDLLEGRPIYTLKGHASGTSVTSITFSHNGEFFASGGADCQLLMWKTNFDKDDIARKIPRQLISSTKELNITDKKLHKIKNICKKGEEENEEKDNDDDDDDDDDCNHNDDNDNDDNDNDNDDNDNDNDNNVDDDKKKERKREKGKNDSRNHCKVPDSVIFKGNIEPSIINVKSQKLFEKGRIRNMSNTKFSVCSNNIMDALNKQVQSLRDAVAVLEQRLTVLEEELRK; encoded by the exons ATGCGTAC AACAATGATAAAAACTGCCTGTGATCCCACTATTGAGAGACATTTTAAAGGCCACAATAATGATATCACAAGCTTGTGTTTTCATCCTGAAAATATTCAACTCGTATCGAGTAGTTTGGATAAGACTATAATGCTATGGAATCTTAAGGAATCTGCGAGGGCTTTCAGATTTTTGGGTCATAAGGATGCTATTAACGATGTAGCTTATGCTCCATCTGGGGAAGTTCTAGCTAGTGCTTCCAGAGACAGATCCGTCAGAATTTGGGTACCCAAAGTTACAGGTCAGTGTTTAGATTTCAAAGCGCATTCAGGAGCTGTTAGATCTGTACAGTTTAGCCCTGATGGAGAGAAG TTGCTTACTGCATCAGATGACAAAAGCATTAAGTTGTGGGCTGTCTGTCAAAGAAGATTTCTCATGTCGTTTGTATGCCACACGAGTTGGGTTAGATGTGCTAGATTTTCTTTAGATGGCAGGCTCGTTGTGTCTTGCAGCGACGATAAAACAATAAAATTGTGGGATGTTACGAGTAGACAATGCATCAAAACTTTCAACGATGTGAAAG CTTATAACGCGTACGTGGAATTTCATCCAAGTGGTTTTGTCATTGGATCTGCGAATATGGCTGGTTGCGCAAAGTTGTATGATTTGCGTACTGCTTCGTTGTACCAACATTATGCGATTCATAAAGATTCTGTAAATATGATAAAATTTCACCCGAATGGAAACTTTATGTTAACTGCTTCTGATGATTCCACAATGAAG GTTTTAGATTTGTTAGAAGGACGTCCAATTTATACACTTAAAGGACATGCAAGTGGCACTAGTGTTACATCGATAACATTCTCTCATAATGGAGAGTtttttgcatctggtggagcagactgTCAATTATTAATGTGGAAAACCAATTTTGATAAAGATGATATTGCTCGTAAGATACCTCGACAATTAATTTCATCTACTAAAGAACTGAATATTACAGACaaaaaattacataaaattaagaatatatgCAAAAAAGGGGaggaagaaaatgaagaaaaagataatgacgacgacgacgacgacgacgacgactgcAACCACAACGACGATAACGACAACGACGACAACGACAACGACAACGACGACAACGACAACGACAACGACAACAACGTTgatgatgataaaaaaaaagaaagaaaaagagagaaaggaAAG AACGATAGCAGAAATCATTGTAAAGTACCTGATTCTGTAATTTTTAAAGGGAACATTGAACCAAGTATAATTAATGTTAAGAGTCAAAAACTTTTTGAGAAAGGTCGTATTCGAAACATGTCGAATACAAAATTCTCTGTATGTTCGAATAATATAATGGATGCGCTTAACAAACAAGTACAATCATTACGCGACGCTGTCGCTGTTTTAGAGCAGCGTTTAACAGTATTGGAAGAAGAATTGAGAAAATAG
- the Capr gene encoding caprin family member, which produces MPSANPKLEKQASTETLEPLRQVIVVIEHKIRNLEKRKVKLESYRDLQNNGRELNADQKSAVAKYDEVLQTLDITRELQKQIVGIAHDAVKQQKKLARKEAMERMQQDIAKVREVLLIQDVLMNMGTESVREDFLAGKNGAVKLSEEDLKYLDSLYNEVMMKHHREEGEPTFLQQVQKVAEHYVAIVDGKQREVVGTTYNKLKEIINSINQCGYFEQVHETEAAIEEVTEAVAEAQILETSAQEQVNEEYNSTDRHIPPESMIPIPNFPVQVAPLPVVSGTTPVSGPIPVVAQPIPPHPAAAPVETSYYTNATGFVHQPQPQQPPQPQPQQQQQQQQQQQQSQQSQQPQQQPPQAPRINDVIGTPNFFFLQESELDSPDVTSQTPIVSHIPATVNAPIPSQTFTNQNFANTPVVAQQVIYPHQPPQDMSHIPGFANPNPPPPIPMPPSHQQPNMQYSPQHPTNFQQQPQQQVPSQQISQQAQVQTFEHQQENQQPPVEEKTEENQDEVAPPEPELEQPNESVDWCQMTETNDWNQTDQSQQPVQDSQQSQQQQTPQQTWGDQQRSGYRGGRGGRRSNSNGYNGKGRGGGYQQNGRGGQGTYYRNDSNYPNGYQQRSWGNNEGNSGYNPGYKRGLGGPRGGPRGERGMDRGGRGQFRGQRGGNRGGYTPRSKPHTQQ; this is translated from the exons ATGCCTTCTGCCAACCCTAAACTAGAAAAACAGGCCTCTACGGAGACCTTAGAACCTTTACGCCAAGTGATTGTCGTTATCGAACATAAGATACGAAATCTTGAAAAGCGTAAG GTGAAGTTAGAGTCGTACAGAGATTTACAGAATAATGGAAGAGAATTAAATGCGGATCAAAAATCAGCAGTGGCTAAATACGATGAAGTATTACAAACACTGGACATTACACGGGAGCTACAGAAGCAAATTGTTGGCATTGCGCATGATGCGGTTAAACAACAGAAAAAATTGGCAAGAAAAGAAGCTATGGAGAGAATGCAACAAGATATTGCAAAG GTAAGGGAGGTCCTCCTCATTCAAGATGTATTGATGAACATGGGAACAGAATCTGTTAGGGAAGATTTCCTTGCTGGAAAAAACGGTGCTGTGAAACTGTCGGAAGAAGATTTGAAGTACTTGGATAGTTTGTACAATGAAGTAATGATGAAACATCATCGCGAAGAAGGTGAACCAACTTTTCTTCAACAAGTGCAAAAAGTAGCGGAGCATTATGTGGCCATCGTTGATGGAAAGCAACGGGAAGTTGTTGGCACAACTTACAATAAATTGAAGGAAATTATCAATTCTATTAACCAATGCGGCTATTTCGAACAAGTTCATGAAACTGAAGCTGCAATAGAAGAA GTTACAGAGGCAGTTGCGGAAGCTCAAATATTAGAAACTTCTGCGCAAGAACAAGTCAACGAAGAATACAACAGTACCGACAGACACATTCCACCCGAGTCTATGATACCTATTCCCAATTTTCCAGTGCAAGTTGCTCCACTCCCCGTTGTTTCTGGCACTACCCCAGTGTCTGGTCCAATTCCTGTAGTAGCACAACCTATTCCACCGCATCCAGCGGCAGCACCTGTCGAAACATCGTACTATACAAATGCTACAGGCTTTGTTCACCAACCGCAACCGCAGCAACCGCCACAACCGCAgccgcagcaacaacaacaacaacaacagcagcagcaacaatctCAACAATCTCAACAACCGCAGCAACAGCCTCCACAAGCCCCTAGAATTAACGATGTTATAGGCACGCcgaatttcttttttcttcaagAATCTGAACTCGATTCGCCAGATGTCACGTCACAAACACCTATCGTTTCTCACATTCCTGCTACTGTAAACGCACCTATACCTTCGCAAACGTTCACGAACCAAAATTTTGCAAATACACCAGTAGTGGCACAACAGGTGATATATCCGCATCAACCACCACAAGATATGTCCCACATTCCTGGATTTGCTAATCCTAATCCACCTCCACCTATTCCAATGCCACCTTCTCATCAACAACCAAACATGCAGTATAGTCCACAACATCCAACAAATTTTCAACAACAGCCACAACAACAAGTTCCTTCGCAACAGATATCGCAACAAGCACAAGTGCAAACATTTGAACATCAACAAGAGAATCAGCAGCCACCTGTGGAG GAAAAAACTGAAGAGAATCAAGACGAAGTAGCACCGCCGGAACCAGAATTAGAACAACCAAATGAATCTGTGGACTGGTGTCAGATGACTGAAACTAATGATTGGAATCAGACAGATCAATCGCAACAACCTGTCCAAGATTCTCAACAATCGCAACAACAACAAACGCCTCAACAAACTTGGGGTGATCAACAGCGCAGTGGATACAGAGGAGGCAGAGGTGGTAGAAGGAGTAATTCTAatggatacaatggaaaaggcaGGGGCGGTGGTTATCAACAGAATGGTCGTGGTGGACAAG GAACGTATTATCGTAACGATAGTAATTATCCAAATGGTTATCAGCAACGTTCTTGGGGAAACAATGAAGGAAATAGCGGATACAATCCTGGTTATAAACGAGGCCTTGGCGGACCGAGAGGTGGTCCACGAGGTGAGCGTGGCATGGATAGAGGCGGTCGAGGACAGTTTCGCGGTCAAAGGGGAGGAAATCGAGGCGGTTACACGCCACGTAGTAAGCCCCATACGCAACAGTAA